A single genomic interval of Pseudomonas sp. FeN3W harbors:
- the malT gene encoding HTH-type transcriptional regulator MalT produces the protein MNAAMPPLLPLIPTKLAIPMLPPGLLERPRLDEWQVRLPQVRLAVLHAASGFGKTTLAAQWARAFDGRVAWLQLHASDNLALQFGRYLTQALDRQLDAGCPLSAALAEQGQVSLDALFTQLLAELPGEHEAILIVLDEFEVLHERELIAGLRFFLRHMPSWMTLLVCSRRLPELGVAELRVKHQLLLLDARQLAFEDDEVQALLELGVPVNINREQVERLNRRIGGWPCALQLALQEVQTSRGMDLFLENLLLGHPDIRDYMREQVIDGLPQDLRGFLEATCLLDRFDAALADRLTEACHGREMLERLERGGLFIQPLDSLRRWYSYHPLFAVFLQGELRTHQPQRVNQLHLRAAEALLAEGMPEEAARHAVQAGDPQQVADILQRHGRAFYRQGRLGLLQQCLETLPEPVIAGSPLLTLLQAWVSQNSYQFDHVERWFKAAELALQRSCSDQDWARIVCEFNAVRAQVAMNQGDEQRAIALAQEALTCEPLIMRTSRVAAMSGLAEVHFVQGALPQAQKQYEEAERRAREINASHLVVWSLGQLSEIAIAQGHLQKAYTLQERAIQYIEQQNLQATPIVEFIYRVRGQVLLEWHQLDAAEQCALQGIQILDELGNQRWRLQSHALLAGVAYARGQQNACADYISQMQTMLADDRYHIDWLANAHAVMLAYWDSSQDREAIRQWLISAPPVSAGANHFSQLNARNHARAHVALGQLDSALPILRQLLTDAERHGLVMDRNRNHILLAQLHWLREERQQALDHLQRAMTLASGSGAVGSFLRVGKPIIGMLKCLLHERTLDEAEAQRATRLIQLAQQQRDFSRAIRITLDEAVIQDIINRPDVPELIRRSPLTRREWQVLSLIHAGQSNEQIADHLNVAPTTIKTHIRSLYQKLNIAHRSEAVQLARDLLSKIQGD, from the coding sequence ATGAATGCCGCGATGCCACCTCTGCTGCCATTGATTCCCACCAAGCTGGCGATCCCCATGCTGCCGCCGGGCCTGCTCGAACGTCCGCGACTGGACGAGTGGCAGGTGCGCCTGCCGCAGGTACGCCTGGCCGTGCTGCATGCGGCCAGCGGCTTTGGCAAGACCACCCTGGCAGCGCAATGGGCGCGGGCCTTCGATGGCCGCGTCGCCTGGCTGCAGCTGCATGCCAGCGACAACCTGGCGCTGCAGTTCGGTCGCTACCTGACCCAGGCGCTGGACCGCCAGCTCGATGCCGGCTGCCCGCTGTCCGCTGCGCTCGCCGAACAGGGCCAGGTCTCGCTGGATGCGCTGTTCACTCAACTGCTGGCCGAACTGCCGGGCGAGCACGAGGCGATCCTGATCGTGCTCGACGAATTCGAAGTGCTGCACGAGCGTGAGCTGATCGCCGGGCTGCGCTTCTTCCTGCGGCATATGCCCAGCTGGATGACCTTGCTGGTGTGCAGCCGCCGGCTGCCGGAGCTGGGTGTGGCCGAGCTGCGGGTCAAGCATCAGCTGCTGCTGCTCGATGCCCGCCAGCTGGCCTTTGAAGACGATGAGGTGCAGGCCCTGCTGGAGCTGGGCGTGCCGGTGAACATCAACCGCGAGCAGGTCGAGCGGCTCAACCGCCGCATCGGTGGCTGGCCCTGCGCACTACAGCTGGCGCTGCAGGAAGTGCAGACCAGCCGTGGCATGGACCTGTTCCTGGAAAACCTGCTGCTCGGCCACCCGGATATCCGCGACTACATGCGCGAACAGGTGATCGACGGCCTGCCGCAAGACCTGCGCGGCTTTCTCGAGGCGACCTGCCTGCTCGACCGCTTCGATGCGGCGCTGGCCGACCGCCTGACCGAAGCCTGCCACGGCCGCGAGATGCTCGAACGGCTCGAACGCGGCGGCCTGTTCATCCAGCCGCTGGACAGCCTGCGCCGCTGGTACAGCTATCACCCGTTGTTCGCCGTGTTCCTGCAGGGCGAGCTGCGCACCCACCAGCCGCAGCGGGTCAACCAGCTGCATCTGCGCGCCGCCGAGGCGTTGCTGGCCGAGGGCATGCCCGAGGAAGCCGCGCGGCATGCGGTGCAGGCCGGCGACCCGCAGCAGGTCGCGGACATCCTGCAGCGCCACGGGCGTGCCTTCTATCGTCAGGGTCGTCTCGGGTTGCTGCAGCAGTGCCTGGAAACCCTGCCGGAGCCGGTGATCGCCGGCTCGCCGCTGCTCACGCTCCTGCAGGCCTGGGTGTCGCAGAATTCCTACCAGTTCGATCACGTCGAGCGCTGGTTCAAGGCCGCCGAACTGGCCCTGCAGCGCAGCTGCTCGGATCAGGACTGGGCGCGCATCGTCTGCGAGTTCAACGCGGTGCGCGCGCAGGTGGCGATGAATCAGGGCGACGAGCAGCGCGCCATCGCCCTGGCCCAGGAGGCGCTGACCTGCGAGCCGCTGATCATGCGCACCTCGCGCGTGGCGGCGATGTCCGGCCTTGCCGAGGTGCATTTCGTCCAGGGTGCACTGCCGCAGGCGCAGAAGCAGTACGAGGAAGCCGAACGCCGCGCGCGGGAGATCAACGCGTCGCATCTGGTGGTCTGGAGCCTCGGCCAGCTGTCGGAGATCGCCATCGCCCAGGGCCATCTGCAGAAGGCCTACACCCTGCAGGAACGGGCCATCCAGTACATCGAGCAGCAGAACCTGCAGGCCACGCCGATCGTCGAGTTCATCTATCGGGTGCGCGGCCAGGTGCTGCTGGAATGGCATCAGCTGGATGCTGCCGAGCAGTGTGCGCTGCAGGGTATCCAGATTCTCGACGAACTCGGCAACCAGCGTTGGCGTCTGCAGAGCCACGCACTGCTGGCCGGCGTCGCCTACGCCCGTGGCCAGCAGAACGCCTGCGCCGACTACATCAGCCAGATGCAGACGATGCTTGCCGATGATCGCTACCACATCGACTGGCTGGCCAATGCCCATGCGGTGATGCTCGCCTACTGGGATTCCAGCCAGGATCGTGAGGCGATTCGCCAATGGCTGATCAGCGCGCCGCCGGTCAGCGCCGGTGCCAACCACTTCTCCCAGCTCAACGCGCGCAATCATGCCCGTGCCCACGTGGCGCTGGGGCAGCTGGACAGTGCGTTGCCGATCCTGCGCCAGCTGCTGACCGACGCCGAGCGCCACGGCCTGGTGATGGATCGCAACCGCAACCACATCCTCCTGGCGCAGCTGCACTGGCTGCGTGAAGAGCGCCAGCAGGCGCTGGATCACCTGCAACGGGCCATGACCCTGGCCAGCGGCAGCGGCGCCGTCGGCAGCTTTCTGCGGGTCGGCAAGCCGATCATCGGCATGCTCAAGTGCCTGCTGCACGAACGCACCCTCGACGAAGCGGAAGCCCAGCGCGCCACGCGGCTGATACAGCTGGCGCAGCAGCAGCGCGACTTCAGCCGCGCCATCCGCATCACCCTCGACGAGGCGGTGATCCAGGACATCATCAACCGCCCCGACGTGCCCGAACTGATCCGCCGCTCACCGCTGACCCGGCGCGAATGGCAGGTGCTGAGCCTGATCCACGCCGGGCAGTCCAACGAGCAGATCGCCGATCACCTCAACGTCGCGCCCACCACCATCAAGACGCACATTCGCAGCCTCTACCAGAAGCTCAACATCGCCCACCGCAGCGAAGCGGTGCAGCTGGCGCGCGACCTGCTGAGCAAGATTCAGGGGGACTGA
- the malF gene encoding maltose ABC transporter permease MalF → MNARAELPSPAMTRTTSRGLPRSLTNGLRWLAWLTFNAFALYLVVALYVQGQMAFALLGLVVTGIASYLFINRRMYAQRYIFPSVAGMLVFVIFPLLYTVGIGFTNYSGSNLLSQAQVEQYHLSQTYLAGERFRFTLHQSPDGERLRIDKGEQGVFVTPPLTGEPDAEAPLLLQPAESVEGLGEVLALREVIQRRKALEQWVMQAPDGSLLRLYGLREVAAVEPVYRQDGPGVLVDTRSGARLTADMERGFYVDEAGQAVPPGFTVFTGFANFSRVLTEPSIREPFMQIFAWTFAFAGLTVVFTLAVGLVLASLLQWELVRGKAFYRLMLILPYAVPAFISILVFRGLFNQNFGEINLLLDSLFGTRPDWFSDPALARTMILIVNTWLGYPYMLLLCMGLLQAIPRDQYEASAIDGASPLDNLLRITLPQLIKPLMPLLIASFAFNFNNFVLITLLTRGGPDIIGATTPAGTTDLLVSYTYRIAFQDSGQDFALAAAIATLIFLLVGAMALLNLKLSKVKV, encoded by the coding sequence GTGAATGCCCGTGCCGAGTTGCCCAGCCCAGCCATGACCCGTACGACCTCCCGGGGCCTGCCCCGCTCCCTGACCAACGGCCTGCGCTGGCTGGCGTGGCTGACCTTCAACGCCTTCGCGCTGTACCTGGTGGTCGCGCTCTACGTGCAGGGGCAGATGGCCTTCGCCCTGCTCGGGCTGGTGGTGACCGGGATCGCCAGCTACCTGTTCATCAACCGACGGATGTACGCGCAGCGCTACATCTTCCCGTCGGTGGCCGGGATGCTGGTGTTCGTCATCTTCCCGCTGCTATATACGGTGGGCATCGGTTTCACCAATTACAGCGGCAGCAACCTGCTGAGTCAGGCCCAGGTCGAGCAATATCATCTGAGCCAGACCTACCTTGCCGGCGAGCGCTTCCGTTTCACGTTGCATCAAAGTCCTGATGGCGAGCGCCTGCGCATCGACAAGGGCGAGCAGGGCGTGTTCGTCACCCCGCCGTTGACCGGTGAGCCTGACGCGGAAGCGCCGCTGCTCCTGCAGCCGGCCGAAAGCGTCGAAGGGCTGGGCGAGGTGCTAGCGCTGCGCGAGGTGATTCAGCGGCGCAAGGCGCTGGAGCAGTGGGTGATGCAGGCGCCGGATGGCAGCCTGCTGCGGCTGTATGGATTGCGTGAAGTCGCCGCCGTGGAGCCCGTCTATCGTCAGGACGGCCCCGGCGTGCTGGTCGACACCCGCAGCGGCGCGCGGCTGACTGCCGACATGGAACGCGGCTTCTATGTCGACGAAGCCGGCCAGGCGGTGCCGCCGGGCTTTACCGTGTTCACCGGCTTCGCCAACTTTTCCCGGGTGCTGACCGAACCGAGCATCCGCGAACCCTTCATGCAGATCTTCGCCTGGACCTTCGCCTTCGCCGGCCTCACGGTGGTCTTCACCCTCGCCGTAGGGCTGGTGCTGGCCAGCCTGCTGCAATGGGAGCTGGTGCGCGGCAAGGCGTTCTACCGATTGATGCTGATCCTGCCGTACGCGGTGCCGGCGTTCATTTCCATCCTGGTGTTCCGCGGCCTGTTCAACCAGAACTTCGGCGAGATCAACCTGCTGCTCGACAGCCTGTTCGGCACGCGCCCGGACTGGTTCAGCGACCCGGCCCTGGCGCGCACGATGATCCTCATCGTCAATACCTGGCTCGGCTACCCCTACATGCTGCTGCTGTGCATGGGCCTGTTGCAGGCGATCCCGCGGGATCAGTACGAGGCTTCGGCCATCGACGGCGCCAGTCCGCTGGACAACCTGTTGCGCATCACCCTGCCGCAGCTGATCAAGCCGCTGATGCCGCTGCTGATCGCGAGCTTCGCCTTCAACTTCAACAACTTCGTGCTCATCACCCTGTTGACCCGCGGCGGCCCGGACATCATCGGCGCGACCACGCCGGCCGGCACCACGGACCTGCTGGTCAGCTACACCTACCGCATCGCCTTCCAGGATTCCGGGCAGGACTTCGCCCTGGCCGCGGCGATCGCCACGCTGATCTTCCTGCTGGTGGGCGCCATGGCGCTGCTCAACCTCAAACTCTCGAAAGTGAAGGTATAA
- the malG gene encoding maltose ABC transporter permease MalG, with amino-acid sequence MAMVQPRSARYRLWATHAALLAFVAVILFPLLMVISISFREGNFATGSLFPDNPTLEHWSLALGIPYTHEDGSVTNPPFPVLLWLWNSVKIALVSSVLILLLSTTSAYAFARMRFGGKAPILKSMLIFQMFPPVLSLVAIYALFDQLGQHVSWLGVNSHGAVIVASLGGMALHIWTIKGYFESIDASLEEAAIVDGATTWQAFFHILLPMSVPILAVVFILAFITSVTEYPIASVLLMDVDKLTLSVGAQQYLYPQNYLWGDFAAAAVLSGLPITAVFLYCQKWIVGGLTAGGVKG; translated from the coding sequence ATGGCCATGGTGCAACCCAGATCCGCCCGTTACCGGCTGTGGGCAACCCACGCGGCGCTGCTGGCGTTCGTGGCGGTGATCCTCTTTCCGCTGCTGATGGTGATCTCGATTTCCTTCCGTGAAGGCAACTTCGCCACCGGCAGCCTGTTCCCGGACAACCCGACCCTGGAACACTGGTCGCTGGCCCTCGGCATTCCTTACACCCACGAGGACGGTAGCGTGACCAACCCGCCGTTCCCGGTGCTGCTGTGGCTGTGGAATTCGGTGAAGATCGCCCTGGTCAGCTCGGTGCTGATCCTGCTTTTGTCGACCACCAGCGCCTACGCCTTCGCGCGCATGCGCTTCGGCGGCAAGGCGCCGATCCTGAAAAGCATGCTGATCTTCCAGATGTTCCCGCCGGTGCTCTCGCTGGTGGCCATCTACGCGCTGTTCGACCAGCTCGGCCAGCACGTCAGCTGGCTCGGGGTGAACAGCCACGGCGCGGTGATCGTCGCCTCGCTGGGCGGCATGGCGCTGCATATCTGGACCATCAAGGGTTACTTCGAGAGCATCGATGCCTCGCTGGAGGAGGCCGCCATCGTCGACGGCGCGACCACCTGGCAGGCGTTCTTCCATATTCTGCTGCCGATGAGCGTGCCGATCCTGGCGGTGGTGTTCATTCTCGCCTTCATCACCAGCGTCACCGAATACCCCATCGCCTCGGTGCTGCTGATGGATGTCGACAAACTGACCCTCTCGGTCGGCGCCCAGCAGTACCTCTATCCGCAGAACTACCTGTGGGGCGACTTCGCCGCGGCGGCGGTGCTCTCCGGGCTGCCCATCACCGCGGTGTTCCTCTACTGCCAGAAGTGGATCGTCGGTGGCCTGACCGCGGGCGGGGTGAAAGGCTGA
- a CDS encoding alpha glucosidase, giving the protein MSEQLQNWWRGGVIYQVYPRSFFDSNGDGVGDLPGVLHKLDYIASLNVDAIWLSPFFTSPMKDFGYDVADYRGVDPLFGTLDDFVRLVEACHERGMRVLIDQVLNHSSDQHPWFVESRSSRDNDKADWYVWADPKPDGSVPNNWLSVFGGPAWSWDSRRRQYYLHNFLASQPDLNFHCPAVQDQVLDDMEFWLELGVDGFRLDAANFYFHDAELRDNPPNSEIREGSIGVRIDNPYAYQRHIYDKTRPENLEFLRRLRALLQRYPGASSVAEIGCDESLRTMAAYTSGGDTLHMAYSFDLLTEQCSPAYIRRTVEGIERELADGWSCWSMGNHDVVRVMTRWALDGRPDPERGRLLMALLLSLRGSVCLYQGEELGLPEAELRYEDLVDPYGITFWPEFKGRDGCRTPMPWQSEAHHAGFTGSQPWLPVDDSHRSLSVAAQEADPHSMLNCYRRFLGWRREQRLLIEGDIRMVYHDDALLVFERRLGEQVWLCLFNLGDLPRSYELPVQAVPLVDVPASFAEYDGHWARLPAHGFGYVRLAG; this is encoded by the coding sequence ATGTCCGAGCAACTTCAGAATTGGTGGCGCGGCGGGGTGATCTATCAGGTCTATCCGCGCAGTTTTTTCGACAGCAACGGCGATGGCGTGGGCGATCTGCCCGGTGTGCTGCACAAGCTGGACTACATCGCCAGCCTCAACGTCGATGCCATCTGGCTGTCGCCCTTCTTCACCTCGCCGATGAAGGATTTCGGCTACGACGTGGCCGACTACCGCGGTGTCGATCCGCTGTTCGGCACCCTGGATGACTTCGTCCGACTGGTCGAGGCCTGCCACGAGCGCGGCATGCGCGTGCTGATTGACCAGGTGCTCAACCATTCCTCGGACCAACATCCCTGGTTCGTCGAGAGCCGCTCCAGCCGCGATAACGACAAGGCTGACTGGTACGTCTGGGCCGATCCCAAGCCGGACGGCAGCGTGCCGAACAACTGGCTTTCGGTATTCGGCGGCCCGGCCTGGAGCTGGGACAGTCGGCGCCGGCAGTATTACCTGCACAACTTCCTCGCCAGCCAGCCGGACCTGAACTTCCACTGCCCGGCCGTGCAGGATCAGGTGCTCGACGACATGGAGTTCTGGCTCGAGCTCGGCGTGGATGGCTTCCGCCTGGATGCCGCCAACTTCTACTTCCACGACGCCGAACTGCGCGACAACCCGCCGAACAGCGAGATCCGCGAGGGCAGCATCGGCGTACGCATCGACAACCCCTACGCCTACCAGCGGCACATCTATGACAAGACGCGACCGGAGAATCTGGAATTCCTCCGCCGTCTGCGCGCTCTGCTGCAGCGCTATCCCGGTGCCTCTTCGGTGGCCGAGATCGGCTGCGACGAATCCCTGCGCACCATGGCCGCCTACACCAGCGGCGGCGACACCCTGCACATGGCGTACTCCTTCGACCTGCTCACCGAACAGTGCAGCCCGGCCTACATCCGCCGCACGGTGGAGGGCATCGAGCGTGAACTGGCCGATGGCTGGTCGTGCTGGTCCATGGGCAACCACGATGTGGTACGGGTGATGACCCGCTGGGCGCTCGACGGCCGTCCCGATCCGGAGCGCGGCCGCCTGCTGATGGCGCTGCTGCTGTCCCTGCGCGGCAGCGTCTGCCTCTATCAGGGCGAGGAGCTGGGCCTGCCCGAGGCGGAACTGCGCTATGAGGATCTGGTCGATCCGTACGGCATCACCTTCTGGCCGGAATTCAAGGGCCGCGACGGCTGCCGCACGCCGATGCCTTGGCAGAGCGAGGCGCATCATGCCGGCTTTACCGGTAGCCAGCCGTGGTTGCCGGTGGACGACTCGCACCGTTCGCTGTCGGTGGCCGCGCAGGAAGCCGACCCGCATTCGATGCTCAACTGCTACCGGCGCTTCCTCGGCTGGCGGCGCGAGCAGCGTCTGTTGATCGAGGGCGACATCCGCATGGTCTACCATGACGACGCCCTGCTGGTGTTCGAGCGGCGCCTCGGCGAGCAAGTCTGGCTGTGCCTGTTCAACCTTGGCGACCTGCCGCGCAGCTACGAGCTGCCGGTGCAGGCGGTGCCGCTGGTGGACGTGCCGGCGAGTTTCGCCGAATACGACGGTCATTGGGCGCGGCTGCCGGCGCACGGCTTCGGCTATGTGCGGCTCGCGGGTTGA
- a CDS encoding LysE family translocator: MPSLEYLITCLIVVLIPGAGVIYTVSTALVHGRRAAILAATACTLGILPHLLATILGVAAILHSSALVFETLRYAGAAYLLYLAYATWRDRSALAVGGDREPFRVRSLVAKALLVNLLNPKLTIFFLAFLPQFIRPGAGDELGQLLGLSATFMLMTFAIFSAYGLLAHAFRKAVIESQRVQAWLCRGFAASFAGLGANLALADR; encoded by the coding sequence ATGCCCAGCCTCGAATACCTGATTACCTGTCTGATCGTCGTGCTGATACCCGGCGCGGGGGTGATCTATACGGTTTCGACGGCGCTGGTGCACGGCCGTCGCGCCGCTATTCTGGCCGCGACAGCCTGTACGCTCGGGATTCTGCCGCATCTGCTGGCGACCATTCTCGGTGTCGCGGCGATCCTGCATTCCAGTGCATTGGTCTTCGAGACTCTGCGCTATGCCGGTGCCGCCTACCTGCTCTATCTCGCCTACGCGACCTGGCGTGACCGCTCCGCGCTGGCGGTGGGTGGCGATAGAGAACCGTTCAGGGTCCGCTCGCTGGTTGCCAAGGCGCTGCTGGTCAACCTGCTGAATCCGAAACTGACCATTTTCTTCCTTGCCTTCCTGCCGCAATTCATCCGGCCGGGCGCGGGCGATGAGCTTGGACAGCTGCTCGGCCTCAGCGCGACATTCATGCTGATGACATTCGCCATCTTTTCTGCCTATGGCCTGCTGGCGCACGCCTTTCGCAAGGCAGTCATCGAGTCGCAGCGGGTTCAGGCCTGGCTATGCCGGGGCTTCGCGGCATCATTTGCCGGTCTCGGTGCGAATCTGGCCTTGGCCGACAGATGA
- a CDS encoding sugar O-acetyltransferase, translating to MAMSEKQKMLAGELYHPGDPEILADQAAAKAWMVRYNAALAAAPDERRALLAERLAAVGAGAVIRPPFHCDYGYNIHLGEGAFLNFNCVILDVVEVHIGAGAQIGPAVQLYTADHPRDPQARRSGVEFGRPIHIGRNAWIGGGAIILPGVTVGEDALVGAGSVVTRDVPAGATVVGNPARMR from the coding sequence ATGGCGATGAGCGAGAAACAGAAGATGCTGGCCGGCGAGCTGTACCACCCCGGCGACCCGGAGATCCTCGCCGATCAGGCCGCGGCCAAGGCCTGGATGGTGCGCTACAACGCAGCGCTGGCGGCCGCGCCGGACGAGCGTCGGGCGCTGCTGGCCGAACGGCTGGCCGCGGTCGGTGCCGGCGCGGTGATCCGTCCGCCGTTCCACTGCGACTACGGCTACAACATCCACCTGGGCGAAGGCGCCTTTCTCAACTTCAACTGCGTGATTCTCGATGTGGTCGAGGTGCATATTGGTGCCGGTGCGCAGATCGGCCCGGCGGTACAGCTGTACACGGCCGACCATCCGCGTGATCCGCAGGCACGCCGCTCGGGCGTCGAGTTCGGCCGGCCGATCCATATCGGTCGCAACGCCTGGATCGGCGGTGGGGCGATCATCCTTCCGGGTGTGACGGTCGGTGAAGATGCGCTGGTCGGCGCCGGCAGTGTGGTGACCCGCGACGTGCCGGCCGGCGCCACGGTGGTCGGCAACCCCGCGCGGATGCGCTGA
- the malK gene encoding maltose/maltodextrin ABC transporter ATP-binding protein MalK: MASVTLRDICKSYDGTPITRHIDLDIEDGEFVVFVGPSGCGKSTLLRLIAGLEDITSGDLLIGDQRVNDLPPKDRSVGMVFQSYALYPHMTVAENMAFGLKLASVDKREIARRVEAAAAILQLDKLLERKPKDLSGGQRQRVAIGRTMVREPKVFLFDEPLSNLDAFLRVQMRIEIARLHQRIRSTMIYVTHDQVEAMTLADKIVVLNAGEIAQVGQPLHLYHYPQNRFVAGFLGSPQMNFVDVRAISASPEAVTIELPSGFPLTLPVDGSAVSPGDPLTLGIRPEHFVMPEEADFTFHGQITVAERLGQYNLLHLTLERLQDVITLCVDGNLRVTEGETFAAGLKADKCHLFRENGEACARHYREPAIYG; the protein is encoded by the coding sequence ATGGCCAGTGTCACGCTGCGCGACATCTGCAAGAGTTATGACGGTACGCCGATCACCCGGCATATCGACCTGGATATCGAAGACGGTGAGTTCGTCGTCTTCGTCGGCCCGTCCGGCTGCGGCAAGTCCACGCTGCTGCGATTGATCGCCGGGTTGGAGGACATCACTTCGGGCGATCTGCTGATCGGCGACCAGCGCGTCAACGACCTGCCGCCGAAGGATCGTTCGGTGGGCATGGTGTTCCAGTCCTACGCGCTCTACCCGCACATGACGGTGGCGGAGAACATGGCCTTCGGCCTCAAGCTCGCCAGCGTCGACAAGCGCGAGATTGCGCGCCGCGTCGAGGCGGCCGCGGCGATCCTGCAGCTGGACAAGCTGCTCGAACGCAAGCCCAAGGACCTCTCCGGCGGTCAGCGCCAGCGTGTCGCCATCGGCCGCACCATGGTCCGCGAACCGAAGGTGTTCCTGTTCGATGAACCCCTGTCGAACCTCGATGCCTTCCTCCGCGTGCAGATGCGCATCGAGATCGCCCGCCTGCACCAGCGCATCCGCTCCACCATGATCTACGTGACCCACGATCAGGTCGAAGCCATGACCCTGGCCGACAAGATCGTGGTGCTCAACGCCGGCGAGATTGCCCAGGTCGGTCAGCCGCTGCACCTTTATCACTACCCGCAGAACCGCTTCGTCGCCGGCTTCCTCGGCTCGCCGCAGATGAACTTCGTCGACGTGAGGGCCATCTCCGCAAGCCCCGAGGCCGTCACCATCGAACTGCCCAGCGGCTTCCCGCTGACCCTGCCGGTGGACGGCAGCGCGGTGAGCCCTGGCGACCCGCTCACCCTCGGTATCCGCCCCGAACACTTCGTCATGCCGGAAGAGGCCGACTTCACCTTCCATGGCCAGATCACCGTGGCCGAGCGCCTGGGCCAGTACAACCTGCTGCACCTCACCCTTGAACGTCTGCAGGATGTGATCACCCTCTGCGTCGACGGCAACCTGCGCGTCACCGAGGGCGAGACCTTCGCCGCCGGCCTGAAGGCCGACAAGTGCCACCTGTTCCGCGAGAACGGCGAGGCCTGCGCCCGGCATTATCGGGAGCCGGCGATCTATGGGTGA
- a CDS encoding glutathione S-transferase family protein: MKLIGRYMSPFVRRVGVSLHLLDIAFTNEPLSVLTDSLKIREYSPLGRVPALVLDDGQVLIDSNAILDYFDQQAGTERALLPLSGPERSEAMNLLAFAVGACEKTVAAYYERDRRPEGLVWDDWYRHCEDQARGALALLDARQAERGERPLLGERMSQVDISAVVAYDFARLTLPDTLAPDGAFPHLASASQRANALPAFAQTQWKG, translated from the coding sequence GTGAAACTGATCGGTCGCTATATGTCGCCTTTCGTCCGCCGCGTCGGCGTCAGCCTGCATCTGTTGGACATAGCGTTCACCAACGAACCACTCAGCGTCCTGACGGATAGTCTGAAGATTCGTGAATACTCGCCGCTGGGTCGAGTGCCCGCGTTGGTGCTGGATGACGGTCAGGTGCTGATCGACAGCAACGCCATCCTCGATTATTTCGATCAGCAGGCTGGTACCGAGCGCGCCCTGCTGCCGCTGTCCGGCCCCGAGCGCAGCGAGGCGATGAACCTGCTGGCCTTTGCCGTCGGTGCCTGCGAGAAAACCGTGGCGGCGTACTACGAACGCGATCGGCGGCCGGAAGGGCTGGTCTGGGACGACTGGTACCGCCATTGCGAGGATCAGGCGCGTGGTGCGCTGGCATTGCTGGATGCACGCCAGGCCGAGCGCGGCGAACGACCCTTGCTGGGCGAGCGCATGAGTCAGGTGGATATCAGCGCGGTGGTCGCCTATGACTTCGCCCGTCTCACCCTGCCCGACACGCTGGCGCCGGACGGCGCCTTCCCGCATCTGGCCTCAGCGTCGCAGCGCGCCAACGCCCTGCCCGCCTTCGCTCAGACGCAGTGGAAGGGCTGA